The following are encoded together in the Drosophila takahashii strain IR98-3 E-12201 chromosome X, DtakHiC1v2, whole genome shotgun sequence genome:
- the LOC108062966 gene encoding uncharacterized protein isoform X3 yields the protein MATTAAGIQQQQVIGLGAAYDRQQSTDSGWDNPFRPGGDLSREADEIVNMIRGGKPITPTEERTIGNGSAQHAEDNCNGGAAIGESVTKSNLSQNLATAQNGTNSHASASADAGAGKAAATATELSGGGGGNGNNGVTSLGQVSKQVVPGPTSASHVVIDEKKNKKKGCCVLQ from the exons ATGGCCACGACGGCGGCGGggatccagcagcagcaggtgatCGGCCTGGGAGCGGCCTACGATCGACAGCAGAG CACTGATTCGGGCTGGGACAATCCCTTTCGTCCAGGCGGCGATCTGTCCAGGGAGGCTGATGAAATTGTCAACATGATCAGAG GCGGCAAGCCCATCACACCCACAGAAGAGCGTACAATTGGCAACGGGAGCGCCCAGCATGCGGAAGACAATTGCAACGGCGGAGCGGCGATTGGCGAGAGCGTAACCAAATCGAAC CTCTCGCAGAATCTAGCAACAGCACAAAATGGTACAAATTCCCatgcctctgcctctgccgACGCTGGCGCCGGAAAAGCAGCAGCGACGGCGACCGAGCTgagcggcggtggcggcggaaacggaaataacGGGGTCACCTCGCTGGGACAGGTGTCCAAACAGGTGGTTCCGGGACCGACGTCCGCTAGTCATGTGGTCATCGACGAGAAGAAGAACAAGAAGAAGGGCTGCTGCGTCCTGCAATAA
- the LOC108062966 gene encoding uncharacterized protein isoform X2, giving the protein MENYNTSMDYLAEQGDEIPEDSWMRGTYTSAISDADKRRIVASERSIVRVSIYQSSQPQQICPPADYLLDALDGGYNYNSNLLDYTTMATTAAGIQQQQVIGLGAAYDRQQSTDSGWDNPFRPGGDLSREADEIVNMIRGGKPITPTEERTIGNGSAQHAEDNCNGGAAIGESVTKSNLSQNLATAQNGTNSHASASADAGAGKAAATATELSGGGGGNGNNGVTSLGQVSKQVVPGPTSASHVVIDEKKNKKKGCCVLQ; this is encoded by the exons ATGGAAAACTACAACACATCTATGGATTATTTGGCGGAACAGGGCGATGAAATACCAGAGGACTCGTGGATGAGGGGCACATATACGAGTGCCATTTCGGATGCCGATAAGCGCAGGATAGTGGC ATCGGAACGCTCGATAGTGCGCGTTTCCATTTACCAAAGCAGCCAGCCGCAGCAGATCTGTCCACCGGCGGATTACCTGCTGGACGCCCTAGACGGAGGCTACAACTACAACAGCAACCTCCTCGACTACACGACGATGGCCACGACGGCGGCGGggatccagcagcagcaggtgatCGGCCTGGGAGCGGCCTACGATCGACAGCAGAG CACTGATTCGGGCTGGGACAATCCCTTTCGTCCAGGCGGCGATCTGTCCAGGGAGGCTGATGAAATTGTCAACATGATCAGAG GCGGCAAGCCCATCACACCCACAGAAGAGCGTACAATTGGCAACGGGAGCGCCCAGCATGCGGAAGACAATTGCAACGGCGGAGCGGCGATTGGCGAGAGCGTAACCAAATCGAAC CTCTCGCAGAATCTAGCAACAGCACAAAATGGTACAAATTCCCatgcctctgcctctgccgACGCTGGCGCCGGAAAAGCAGCAGCGACGGCGACCGAGCTgagcggcggtggcggcggaaacggaaataacGGGGTCACCTCGCTGGGACAGGTGTCCAAACAGGTGGTTCCGGGACCGACGTCCGCTAGTCATGTGGTCATCGACGAGAAGAAGAACAAGAAGAAGGGCTGCTGCGTCCTGCAATAA
- the LOC108062966 gene encoding probable serine/threonine-protein kinase nek3 isoform X1, with protein MLALAPPTTPPPPPRNAPLAAKSKSNRFSATAMLSNGSAGVAAAADVAAAAGDCDERTLLLSEEIVVVAPQSPPLPLSLPPPTSLPLVHTTTTSATTQQNNNIANNNNNALLVVSAKNMANNKNNKNNSKCKNNEASSSSSNNNNAAEATAAAETTTATAGDIEPATTTTTTADEEDLSSDLSDKFPRPQKKPGKLSKLGTKSVGLKRVSFGSSKGSMVETLVFETPTPLSEHMESTFGFDAAADSAAESAAAAAGQPQLASTLPSNLPLPGGYSGDYAKGNMDDSGIEVQEESERSIVRVSIYQSSQPQQICPPADYLLDALDGGYNYNSNLLDYTTMATTAAGIQQQQVIGLGAAYDRQQSTDSGWDNPFRPGGDLSREADEIVNMIRGGKPITPTEERTIGNGSAQHAEDNCNGGAAIGESVTKSNLSQNLATAQNGTNSHASASADAGAGKAAATATELSGGGGGNGNNGVTSLGQVSKQVVPGPTSASHVVIDEKKNKKKGCCVLQ; from the exons ATGCTGGCCCTGGCCCCGCCCACcacgccgccgccgcccccTCGAAATGCCCCGTTAGCcgcgaaatcgaaatcgaatcgTTTTTCTGCAACCGCAATGCTGTCAAATggctctgccggcgtcgctgccgctgccgacgtcgctgccgcCGCTGGCGACTGCGATGAGCGAACGCTCTTGCTAAGCGAAgagattgttgttgttgcgccGCAGTCGCCGCCTCTGCCGCtgtcgctgccgccgccgacgTCGCTGCCACTGGTgcacacaacaacaacatcggcGACGAcgcaacaaaacaacaacattgcgaacaacaacaataacgccTTGCTTGTGGTCAGTGCTAAAAACATGgctaataataagaataataaaaataacagcaaatgcaaaaacaacgaggccagcagcagcagtagcaacaacaacaatgcggcggaagcaacagcagcggcagaaacaacaacagcaacagctggGGATATCgaaccagcaacaacaacaacaacaacagctgatGAAGAGGATTTGTCCAGCGATCTGAGCGATAAATTCCCACGCCCCCAAAAGAAACCCGGCAAACTGAGCAAACTGGGCACCAAAAGCGTCGGCCTCAAACG CGTCTCTTTTGGGTCCTCGAAGGGTTCGATGGTGGAGACGCTCGTCTTCGAGACGCCGACGCCGCTGTCGGAGCACATGGAGTCCACGTTTGGGTTCGATGCCGCAGCAGATTCGGCCGCCGAatccgccgctgccgccgctggtCAGCCGCAGCTGGCGTCGACGCTGCCGTCGAATCTGCCGCTACCCGGCGGCTACAGTGGAGACTATGCCAAGGGGAACATGGATGACAGCGGCATTGAGGTGCAGGAGGA ATCGGAACGCTCGATAGTGCGCGTTTCCATTTACCAAAGCAGCCAGCCGCAGCAGATCTGTCCACCGGCGGATTACCTGCTGGACGCCCTAGACGGAGGCTACAACTACAACAGCAACCTCCTCGACTACACGACGATGGCCACGACGGCGGCGGggatccagcagcagcaggtgatCGGCCTGGGAGCGGCCTACGATCGACAGCAGAG CACTGATTCGGGCTGGGACAATCCCTTTCGTCCAGGCGGCGATCTGTCCAGGGAGGCTGATGAAATTGTCAACATGATCAGAG GCGGCAAGCCCATCACACCCACAGAAGAGCGTACAATTGGCAACGGGAGCGCCCAGCATGCGGAAGACAATTGCAACGGCGGAGCGGCGATTGGCGAGAGCGTAACCAAATCGAAC CTCTCGCAGAATCTAGCAACAGCACAAAATGGTACAAATTCCCatgcctctgcctctgccgACGCTGGCGCCGGAAAAGCAGCAGCGACGGCGACCGAGCTgagcggcggtggcggcggaaacggaaataacGGGGTCACCTCGCTGGGACAGGTGTCCAAACAGGTGGTTCCGGGACCGACGTCCGCTAGTCATGTGGTCATCGACGAGAAGAAGAACAAGAAGAAGGGCTGCTGCGTCCTGCAATAA